The proteins below come from a single Parcubacteria group bacterium genomic window:
- a CDS encoding response regulator, producing MNKTTKKKILIIEDQQVFIDMFGGKLKQDGFQVSVAMNGAWGIKEALENDFDLLVIDMVMPAMNGEEIVAKLKIEEKTKNLPIIVLSASVDEEAQKRVEQMGIVVFFIKTHITPSDLSRKITEILNPA from the coding sequence ATGAATAAAACTACAAAAAAGAAGATCCTGATTATTGAAGATCAACAGGTTTTTATTGATATGTTTGGAGGTAAATTGAAACAAGATGGCTTTCAAGTTTCTGTGGCGATGAATGGAGCGTGGGGCATCAAAGAAGCGTTGGAAAATGACTTTGATCTTCTAGTGATTGACATGGTGATGCCTGCAATGAACGGAGAAGAGATTGTGGCGAAATTAAAAATAGAAGAGAAAACGAAAAATCTTCCCATTATAGTTTTGTCAGCTTCGGTTGATGAGGAAGCGCAAAAACGCGTTGAACAGATGGGTATCGTAGTCTTTTTTATCAAAACGCATATTACGCCGAGTGATCTTTCGCGTAAGATTACAGAAATCTTGAATCCTGCTTGA
- a CDS encoding helix-turn-helix domain-containing protein, with translation MNLIEAVKNWGLNDKEAKVYLALLQLGLTTAYNVANKSGLKKPTTYVILEQLQEKGMVRKIPRAKKLLFEAETPEHIWRIVDERMLWAKRALPELLAVKKERGKKVSVAYYEGLSGLKQIYGFVINTMREKNQAERKYVGFFGNEVDASKEVLDYFLEVNSAHEKYKIKRRALTSFHPKIIEKYLNNEVLEKYNINVKAIRIDKYNSNLEIMILDDSVAIVSQRYLFGVIFRNADMATIFRQLFEMIWDLVEKDRKSYLGYSNIGK, from the coding sequence ATGAATCTTATCGAAGCCGTCAAAAACTGGGGTTTAAACGACAAAGAAGCCAAAGTCTATTTGGCGCTTTTGCAATTGGGACTGACCACTGCCTATAACGTCGCCAATAAAAGCGGACTGAAAAAGCCCACAACCTATGTTATTTTGGAACAATTACAAGAAAAAGGGATGGTGCGCAAAATCCCGCGAGCAAAAAAACTGCTGTTCGAAGCGGAAACACCGGAGCATATCTGGCGAATTGTGGACGAGCGGATGCTGTGGGCCAAAAGAGCACTGCCAGAGCTATTGGCAGTCAAAAAAGAACGGGGCAAAAAAGTCAGCGTGGCCTACTACGAAGGACTTTCCGGACTAAAACAAATATATGGCTTCGTCATAAATACTATGCGCGAAAAAAACCAAGCAGAAAGAAAATATGTCGGCTTTTTCGGCAATGAAGTAGACGCCAGCAAAGAAGTTCTGGATTATTTTCTAGAAGTAAACTCAGCTCATGAAAAATACAAAATCAAAAGAAGAGCCCTCACATCCTTCCATCCTAAAATAATCGAAAAATATCTAAATAACGAAGTGCTTGAAAAGTATAATATAAATGTCAAAGCCATCAGGATTGATAAATATAATAGCAACTTGGAAATAATGATCTTAGATGATTCTGTCGCAATTGTTTCACAAAGATATCTTTTTGGGGTCATCTTCAGAAACGCTGATATGGCAACCATTTTTCGCCAACTCTTTGAAATGATCTGGGACTTGGTCGAAAAAGACCGCAAGAGCTATCTTGGATATTCCAACATAGGGAAATAA
- a CDS encoding DNA translocase FtsK 4TM domain-containing protein, producing MGRKKKLQKENSANNKNQDSYESDGTAKNKLDFSLSRDVKRNVAGVILFTLALLTALGFFGYAGVAGDFLNKIVGQAIGWTKFIFPIFLVLAGIILFFRKETIFYVTKLIGLAVVFLSITGLFHWFFAASKMQKMAEAGKGGGYLGYAVAYGSIKYLGNAGSLVVILALLLLGVIIAFEFSIVNFIERFRREKNDQESSELDDAVDDALPLESEQIFPVEEERDADVLLMQKEKEALAKENIAKIKFVEGRDQFVSSELNKNEDDVEDGLFLHKSMAAGAAHGAGRKSKAKWKFPPVDILEKASGVAKGGDVDLNAQLIEDALRNFGIEVERGEIKTGPSVTQYSFRPAVGVKIAKILALQNDLSLALAAPIRIEAPIPGKSMIGIEVPNKSSSLVRLRSILESKDFKNRKSNLTIVIGEDVSGNYIFGSLDKMPHLMVAGATGTGKSVCVNSIITMLLYQNSPEELQFIMVDPKRVELSLYNGIGHLLTPVIVENSKVVNALRWAVSEMEKRYKLFQEVGVRDIISYKEKIKNGETRKLVDSETGEVSEEDLKNIPYIVIVVDELADLMGSHGKEVEGAIVRIAQMARAVGIHLIVSTQRPSVEVITGLIKANITTRISFQVATQIDSRTILDMAGAEKLLGKGDCLYLSANSPKPQRIQGVFVTEKEVKEIVKFIKDENKRDIVEEEKASEITSGGASSPAQELDNFNGFNDENNDELYEAAKKEIMQSKKASASFLQRRLRVGYARAARLLDILEEKGVVGPADGAKAREIYGLPEEAGTVYNDDNADQQKRDKWEM from the coding sequence ATGGGACGAAAAAAAAAGCTACAAAAAGAAAATAGCGCGAACAATAAAAACCAGGATTCGTATGAGTCTGACGGAACGGCGAAAAACAAATTGGATTTTTCGCTTTCGAGAGATGTCAAAAGAAATGTGGCCGGAGTGATTCTTTTCACTTTGGCGCTTTTGACTGCCTTGGGTTTTTTTGGCTATGCCGGGGTGGCCGGAGATTTTTTGAATAAAATAGTTGGTCAAGCGATCGGTTGGACGAAATTTATTTTTCCGATTTTTCTTGTCTTAGCTGGTATCATTTTATTTTTTCGCAAAGAAACAATTTTTTATGTAACAAAGTTAATTGGCCTCGCAGTGGTATTTTTGAGCATTACGGGACTATTCCACTGGTTTTTTGCCGCTTCCAAGATGCAAAAAATGGCCGAGGCCGGAAAAGGTGGTGGCTATCTTGGCTACGCCGTGGCTTATGGTTCGATCAAATATTTGGGCAATGCGGGAAGTTTGGTGGTCATTTTAGCCCTTTTGCTTTTGGGTGTGATTATTGCTTTTGAATTTTCGATCGTTAATTTCATTGAGCGATTCAGGAGAGAAAAAAATGATCAAGAAAGTAGCGAGCTTGATGATGCTGTCGATGATGCTTTGCCGCTGGAGTCGGAGCAGATTTTTCCAGTGGAGGAGGAAAGAGATGCTGATGTGCTATTGATGCAAAAAGAAAAAGAAGCTTTGGCAAAAGAAAATATTGCCAAGATTAAATTTGTCGAAGGGCGGGATCAGTTCGTCTCTTCCGAACTTAATAAGAATGAAGATGATGTGGAAGATGGACTTTTTTTACATAAAAGTATGGCGGCGGGAGCTGCCCATGGAGCGGGAAGAAAATCGAAAGCAAAGTGGAAATTTCCACCGGTGGATATCTTAGAAAAAGCTTCTGGCGTGGCTAAGGGCGGTGATGTTGATCTGAACGCGCAACTGATCGAGGATGCCCTGCGCAATTTTGGAATTGAAGTGGAACGGGGAGAAATCAAGACTGGACCATCCGTGACGCAATACAGTTTCCGTCCGGCAGTTGGAGTGAAAATTGCTAAGATTTTGGCTTTGCAAAATGATCTTTCGCTGGCCTTGGCTGCTCCGATCCGGATCGAGGCGCCGATTCCGGGAAAATCGATGATTGGAATCGAAGTGCCGAACAAGAGCTCTTCCTTGGTGCGCTTGCGGTCAATTTTGGAGAGCAAAGATTTTAAGAATCGCAAATCCAATTTGACGATCGTGATCGGAGAGGATGTGAGTGGCAACTATATTTTTGGCAGTCTGGACAAGATGCCCCATCTGATGGTTGCGGGAGCGACCGGAACAGGAAAGTCGGTTTGCGTCAATTCGATCATCACGATGCTGCTCTATCAAAATTCTCCCGAAGAGTTGCAGTTTATTATGGTTGATCCAAAACGGGTTGAATTGTCACTCTACAACGGCATCGGACATCTTTTGACGCCGGTGATTGTGGAAAATTCCAAAGTGGTCAATGCGCTGAGATGGGCGGTGTCCGAGATGGAAAAACGCTATAAGTTATTTCAGGAAGTTGGAGTGCGTGACATCATTTCCTATAAAGAAAAAATCAAAAATGGTGAAACAAGAAAATTGGTCGACTCAGAAACTGGTGAAGTAAGTGAGGAAGATTTGAAAAATATTCCCTATATCGTAATTGTCGTGGATGAACTGGCTGATCTGATGGGCAGTCATGGGAAAGAAGTGGAAGGCGCGATTGTGCGAATTGCGCAGATGGCGCGGGCTGTGGGCATCCATTTGATCGTTTCCACCCAGCGTCCGTCTGTCGAGGTCATCACTGGTCTCATCAAAGCGAACATCACCACCAGAATTTCTTTCCAAGTGGCAACCCAGATCGATTCGCGCACAATCTTGGATATGGCGGGCGCGGAAAAACTTTTGGGCAAGGGCGATTGCCTCTATCTCAGTGCCAACTCTCCCAAGCCGCAACGGATCCAGGGTGTCTTTGTGACAGAAAAAGAGGTGAAGGAAATTGTTAAATTTATCAAAGACGAGAATAAGCGTGACATCGTCGAGGAGGAAAAAGCGTCTGAAATCACTTCCGGCGGAGCTAGTTCTCCCGCCCAGGAACTGGACAATTTCAACGGGTTTAATGATGAGAATAATGATGAGCTCTACGAAGCGGCGAAAAAAGAAATAATGCAGTCTAAAAAAGCTTCTGCTTCATTTTTGCAGCGGCGTTTGCGCGTGGGATATGCCAGAGCGGCAAGACTTCTTGATATCCTGGAAGAAAAAGGCGTAGTTGGACCGGCTGACGGAGCAAAAGCGCGTGAAATCTATGGTCTTCCCGAAGAAGCCGGAACGGTCTATAATGATGATAATGCTGATCAACAGAAGCGGGATAAGTGGGAGATGTAA